The Nocardioides humi genome includes a region encoding these proteins:
- the hglS gene encoding 2-oxoadipate dioxygenase/decarboxylase has translation MSLIGPTELRARFARSLSALYGTEVPAYTTLVEVSEAVNADVLAAMGPEAERLGSIARVTAERHGAIRVGTPDEIAQVAKIFGACGMHPVGFYDLREASPPIPVVSTAFRPIDGAELAANPFRVFTSLLVVDDRRFFDAATQAQLEEFLGARRLFPDELLDLADLAEKGGGLPAADADRFLELATAAFALSPEPVDRAWYDHLEAISSVAADIGGVTSTHINHLTPRVLDIDDLYRRMTERGITMIDRIQGPPPTTTPGKPAVLLRQTSFRALAEPRRFRDRDGSISHGQLRVRFGEVEARGVALTPEGRAVYDERGIDAFPDTEQELHEAGLAYYRRDEDGVLQPIVYEDFLPKSAAGIFASNLTGDGTVDAAQRASARDAGWLREALGRPLHDPYALYAAQV, from the coding sequence ATGAGCCTGATCGGCCCGACCGAGCTGCGGGCGCGCTTCGCCCGCAGCCTGTCGGCGCTGTACGGCACCGAGGTGCCGGCGTACACGACGCTCGTGGAGGTCTCCGAGGCCGTGAACGCCGACGTACTCGCCGCGATGGGCCCCGAGGCCGAGCGCCTCGGGTCCATCGCGCGGGTCACGGCCGAACGGCACGGCGCGATCCGGGTCGGTACGCCGGACGAGATCGCCCAAGTGGCCAAGATCTTCGGCGCGTGCGGGATGCACCCGGTCGGCTTCTACGACCTGCGCGAGGCGAGCCCGCCCATCCCGGTGGTGTCGACGGCGTTCCGGCCGATCGACGGCGCGGAGCTCGCGGCCAACCCGTTCCGGGTGTTCACCTCGCTGCTCGTCGTCGACGACCGGCGGTTCTTCGACGCGGCCACGCAGGCGCAGCTGGAGGAGTTCCTCGGCGCGCGCCGGCTGTTCCCCGACGAGCTGCTCGACCTGGCCGACCTGGCCGAGAAGGGCGGCGGCCTTCCGGCGGCGGATGCGGACCGCTTCCTCGAGCTCGCCACCGCGGCCTTCGCGCTCTCGCCGGAGCCGGTCGACCGCGCCTGGTACGACCACCTCGAGGCGATCTCGTCCGTTGCCGCCGACATCGGCGGGGTCACTTCGACGCACATCAATCACCTCACCCCGCGAGTGCTCGACATCGACGACCTCTACCGCCGGATGACCGAGCGCGGGATCACCATGATCGACCGGATCCAGGGCCCGCCGCCGACCACGACCCCGGGGAAGCCGGCGGTGCTGCTGCGCCAGACGTCGTTCCGGGCGCTCGCCGAGCCCCGCCGCTTCCGGGACCGCGACGGGTCGATCAGCCACGGCCAGTTGCGGGTGCGCTTCGGCGAGGTCGAGGCGCGCGGGGTCGCGCTGACGCCCGAGGGCCGGGCCGTGTACGACGAGCGCGGGATCGATGCCTTCCCCGATACCGAGCAGGAGCTGCACGAGGCCGGGCTGGCCTACTACCGCCGCGACGAGGACGGCGTACTCCAGCCGATCGTCTACGAGGACTTCCTGCCGAAGTCGGCCGCCGGGATCTTCGCGTCCAATCTCACCGGCGACGGCACGGTCGACGCCGCCCAGCGGGCGTCGGCCCGCGACGCCGGGTGGCTGCGGGAGGCCCTGGGCCGGCCGCTGCACGACCCCTACGCGCTGTACGCCGCACAGGTCTGA
- a CDS encoding FUSC family protein, translated as MEASFDGVLDRMWSRSRLSLRGRVDRWRDKLWVVVQCSIAAGVAWFVAHDLLGHDLPFFAPIAAVLCLGTSYGQRLRRVVEVTIGVAIGVLIADVLVAGIGSGAWQLALIVFLSMSTALLFDAGIMFVNQAAVQSIVVTVLLPGAGGAFLRWTDAVVGGGVALVAAMVVPAAPLRRPREQAAAVARKIADLLRAASDVMVDGEVTPALELLADARTTDRLIRELQAAAEEGMSVVSSSPFRIRHREPLRRMVELVDPLDRALRSTRVLVRQTTITAYRRLPVPPSYIGLTADLAAAADAIARELHADRIATAAREDVLAVGAATGQVERSDILTAEAILAQLRAIVADLLMVTGMGQLEATDALPPPR; from the coding sequence ATGGAGGCGTCCTTCGACGGGGTTCTCGACCGGATGTGGTCGCGTAGCCGCCTGTCGCTGCGCGGCCGCGTCGACCGCTGGCGCGACAAGCTGTGGGTGGTCGTGCAGTGCTCGATCGCCGCGGGCGTGGCCTGGTTCGTGGCCCATGACCTGCTCGGCCACGACCTGCCGTTCTTCGCGCCGATCGCCGCCGTGCTGTGTCTCGGCACGTCCTACGGCCAGCGGCTGCGCCGGGTCGTCGAGGTCACGATCGGGGTCGCGATCGGCGTGCTCATCGCGGACGTGCTGGTGGCGGGCATCGGGTCGGGTGCCTGGCAGCTCGCGCTGATCGTCTTCCTGTCGATGTCGACGGCGCTGCTGTTCGACGCCGGGATCATGTTCGTGAACCAGGCCGCGGTGCAGTCGATCGTCGTCACCGTGCTGCTGCCGGGAGCCGGGGGCGCCTTCCTGCGCTGGACCGACGCGGTCGTCGGTGGAGGCGTCGCGCTGGTGGCCGCGATGGTGGTGCCCGCCGCGCCGCTGCGCCGGCCTCGCGAGCAGGCCGCCGCCGTCGCCCGCAAGATCGCCGACCTGCTGCGGGCCGCCTCGGACGTGATGGTCGACGGCGAGGTGACGCCCGCGCTCGAGCTCCTCGCCGACGCACGTACGACGGACCGGCTGATCCGCGAGCTCCAGGCCGCGGCCGAGGAGGGCATGTCGGTGGTCAGCTCCTCGCCGTTCCGGATCCGCCACCGAGAGCCGCTGCGCCGGATGGTCGAGCTGGTCGACCCGCTGGACCGGGCGCTGCGCAGCACCCGGGTGCTCGTCCGGCAGACCACCATCACGGCGTACCGGCGGCTGCCCGTGCCGCCGTCGTACATCGGGCTGACCGCCGACCTCGCCGCGGCCGCCGACGCCATCGCCCGCGAGCTGCACGCCGACCGGATCGCGACCGCCGCCCGCGAGGACGTGCTGGCGGTGGGCGCGGCGACCGGCCAGGTGGAGCGCAGCGACATCCTCACCGCGGAGGCGATCCTCGCCCAGCTGCGCGCGATCGTCGCCGACCTGCTGATGGTCACCGGGATGGGGCAGCTCGAGGCGACCGACGCGCTGCCGCCGCCGCGCTGA
- a CDS encoding SDR family NAD(P)-dependent oxidoreductase encodes MKNLNNKVVVITGAGSGIGRALAVNLAGKGARLALSDVNEAGLAETAELAAGAGSPDVQTARLDVADREAFASYAAGVAEHFGQVNVVVNNAGVALAGDVTDLDYKDMEWIVGINFWGVVHGTKEFLPHLIASGEGHVVNLSSLFGLLAMPGQSAYNATKFAVRGFTEALREEMLIAGHNVGVTSVHPGGIKTAIARNARVSDKEDKAATAKLFDEKLAKMTPERAAEIIVKGIQRNQARVLVGLDAHALHNFQKFTGSRYEDIVALVSKRVLPAKAV; translated from the coding sequence GTGAAGAACCTCAACAACAAGGTCGTCGTCATCACCGGCGCGGGCTCGGGCATCGGCCGCGCCCTCGCGGTGAACCTCGCCGGCAAGGGCGCGCGGCTCGCGCTCTCGGACGTGAACGAGGCGGGTCTCGCCGAGACCGCCGAGCTGGCCGCCGGGGCGGGCTCGCCCGACGTGCAGACCGCGCGGCTCGACGTCGCGGACCGCGAGGCGTTCGCGTCGTACGCCGCCGGCGTGGCCGAGCACTTCGGCCAGGTCAACGTGGTCGTCAACAACGCCGGCGTCGCGCTGGCGGGCGACGTCACCGACCTCGACTACAAGGACATGGAGTGGATCGTCGGCATCAACTTCTGGGGTGTCGTGCACGGCACCAAGGAGTTCCTGCCCCACCTCATCGCCTCCGGCGAGGGTCATGTCGTCAACCTGTCCTCGCTCTTCGGGCTGCTCGCGATGCCCGGCCAGAGCGCCTACAACGCGACCAAGTTCGCGGTCCGCGGCTTCACCGAGGCGCTGCGCGAGGAGATGCTCATCGCCGGCCACAACGTCGGCGTGACGTCCGTCCACCCCGGCGGCATCAAGACCGCGATCGCCCGCAACGCCCGGGTCTCCGACAAGGAGGACAAGGCCGCCACGGCGAAGCTGTTCGACGAGAAGCTCGCCAAGATGACGCCCGAGCGCGCCGCCGAGATCATCGTCAAGGGCATCCAGCGCAACCAGGCCCGGGTGCTCGTCGGCCTCGACGCCCACGCGCTGCACAACTTCCAGAAGTTCACCGGCTCGCGCTACGAGGACATCGTGGCGCTCGTCTCGAAGAGGGTGCTGCCCGCCAAGGCGGTCTGA
- a CDS encoding saccharopine dehydrogenase family protein: MTTPPKRTINQVGVIGLGKVGELVAGLLTDAGFKVSGYDSSPREGLRFETAELDVRDADALREALRGVDAVVSCLPYDRNIEVAEAAAAVGCHYFDLTEDVPTTQRVIELAAEHPGVAFVPQCGLAPGLIGIVGASLAKGFEEIRSIELKVGALPQNPTGLLGYAFNWSAEGVVNEYLNDCEVLRSGRRQMVPAMEEKERVVIGGIELEAALTSGGLGTMCQTYEGRVQRLDYKTLRYPGHFDQMHFLFDELGLRECREEVGRILVKAKPPVNDDIVYLHAAVEGTKSGQPFRENHVRGYLPVEIGGRTWRAISWTTASAAVAVVELVADGRLPQEGFVRQEDIALEDLHATHAGRRFADYGRIA, translated from the coding sequence GTGACCACTCCTCCGAAGCGCACCATCAACCAGGTCGGGGTGATCGGCCTCGGCAAGGTCGGCGAGCTGGTGGCCGGCCTGCTGACCGACGCCGGCTTCAAGGTCAGCGGGTACGACAGCAGCCCGCGAGAGGGCCTCCGGTTCGAGACCGCGGAGCTCGACGTGCGCGATGCCGACGCCCTGCGCGAGGCGCTGCGCGGCGTGGACGCCGTGGTCTCCTGCCTGCCCTACGACCGCAACATCGAGGTCGCCGAGGCCGCCGCCGCAGTCGGCTGCCACTACTTCGACCTCACCGAGGACGTCCCCACGACGCAGCGGGTGATCGAGCTCGCCGCGGAGCACCCCGGCGTCGCGTTCGTGCCGCAGTGCGGCCTGGCTCCGGGCCTGATCGGGATCGTCGGCGCCTCCCTGGCGAAGGGCTTCGAGGAGATCCGCTCGATCGAGCTCAAGGTCGGCGCACTGCCGCAGAACCCCACCGGCCTGCTCGGCTACGCGTTCAACTGGTCGGCCGAGGGCGTCGTCAACGAGTACCTCAACGACTGCGAGGTGCTCCGCTCCGGTCGCCGCCAGATGGTGCCGGCGATGGAGGAGAAGGAGCGGGTCGTCATCGGCGGCATCGAGCTCGAGGCGGCGCTCACCTCCGGCGGCCTGGGCACCATGTGCCAGACCTACGAGGGCAGGGTGCAGCGCCTCGACTACAAGACGCTGCGCTACCCCGGCCACTTCGACCAGATGCACTTCCTCTTCGACGAGCTCGGGCTGCGCGAGTGCCGTGAGGAGGTCGGTCGCATCCTGGTCAAGGCCAAGCCGCCGGTCAACGACGACATCGTCTACCTGCACGCCGCGGTGGAGGGCACGAAGAGCGGCCAGCCGTTCCGGGAGAACCACGTCCGCGGGTACCTCCCCGTCGAGATCGGCGGTCGCACGTGGCGGGCCATCTCGTGGACCACGGCGTCCGCGGCGGTCGCGGTCGTCGAGCTCGTCGCCGACGGAAGGCTGCCGCAGGAGGGCTTCGTGCGGCAGGAGGACATCGCGCTGGAGGACCTGCACGCCACGCATGCGGGCCGGCGCTTCGCCGACTACGGAAGGATCGCCTGA
- the amaB gene encoding L-piperidine-6-carboxylate dehydrogenase, which yields MTMPDLTTRTRQILAELGAGDPFLVDKAADGAADGALVARSPIDGSTLGRLAAQTPDDVAAAVTRAQAAFEQWRVVPAPVRGHLVRELGELLRENKELLGELVSIEAGKIRSEGLGEVQEMIDICEFAVGLSRQLHGLTIASERPGHRMMEQWHPLGVVGVISAFNFPVAVWSWNAALALVAGDAVVWKPSEKTLLTALGCQALLAEAARRVGAPADIAQVVVGDAAVGEALVDDPRVPLVSATGSTRMGKLVAPRVAARLGRCLLELGGNNAAIVAPSADLDLAVRGIVFAAVGTAGQRCTSLRRVIVHESVHDQLVTRLSKAYGTLSIGSPLDPATLVGPLVDAAATEGFLAAVEQAQADGGRLVTGGGRADGVPGGEYVVPAVVDMPAQTDIVRQETFAPLLYVLTYRDLGEAIALHNEVAQGLSSAIFTLDVREAETFTSAVGSDCGIANVNIGTSGAEIGGAFGGEKETGGGRESGSDAWKAYMRRATNTINYSTELPLAQGVEFG from the coding sequence ATGACCATGCCCGACCTGACCACACGGACCCGACAGATCCTCGCCGAGCTCGGCGCGGGCGACCCGTTCCTTGTGGACAAAGCCGCGGACGGCGCCGCGGACGGCGCCCTCGTCGCCCGCTCCCCCATCGACGGCTCCACGCTGGGCCGGCTGGCCGCCCAGACCCCCGACGACGTGGCGGCCGCGGTGACCCGGGCGCAGGCCGCGTTCGAGCAGTGGCGCGTCGTACCCGCTCCCGTGCGCGGCCACCTGGTCCGTGAGCTCGGCGAGCTGCTGCGCGAGAACAAGGAGCTGCTCGGCGAGCTGGTCTCGATCGAGGCCGGCAAGATCCGCTCCGAGGGCCTCGGCGAGGTCCAGGAGATGATCGACATCTGCGAGTTCGCGGTCGGCCTGTCCCGCCAGCTGCACGGCCTCACCATCGCCTCCGAGCGCCCCGGCCACCGGATGATGGAGCAGTGGCACCCGCTCGGTGTCGTCGGCGTGATCAGCGCCTTCAACTTCCCCGTCGCGGTCTGGTCCTGGAACGCCGCCCTCGCGCTCGTCGCCGGCGACGCGGTCGTCTGGAAGCCGTCCGAGAAGACCCTGCTCACCGCCCTCGGCTGCCAGGCGCTGCTCGCCGAGGCGGCCCGCCGGGTCGGTGCTCCCGCGGACATCGCCCAGGTCGTCGTCGGCGACGCGGCCGTCGGCGAGGCGCTCGTCGACGACCCGCGGGTGCCGCTCGTCTCCGCCACCGGCTCCACCCGGATGGGCAAGCTCGTCGCGCCGCGCGTGGCCGCGCGCCTGGGCCGCTGCCTGCTCGAGCTCGGCGGCAACAACGCGGCGATCGTCGCCCCCTCGGCCGACCTCGACCTCGCGGTGCGCGGCATCGTGTTCGCCGCCGTCGGCACCGCCGGCCAGCGGTGTACGTCGCTGCGCCGGGTGATCGTGCACGAGTCGGTCCACGACCAGCTCGTCACTCGGCTGTCCAAGGCCTACGGCACCCTCTCGATCGGCTCGCCCCTCGACCCGGCGACGCTGGTCGGCCCGCTGGTCGACGCCGCCGCGACCGAGGGCTTCCTCGCCGCCGTCGAGCAGGCGCAGGCCGACGGCGGCCGGCTGGTCACCGGCGGCGGCCGCGCGGACGGCGTACCCGGCGGCGAGTACGTCGTGCCCGCCGTCGTCGACATGCCGGCCCAGACCGACATCGTCAGGCAGGAGACCTTCGCTCCCCTGCTCTACGTCCTGACGTACCGCGACCTCGGCGAGGCGATCGCGCTCCACAACGAGGTCGCGCAGGGCCTGTCGTCGGCGATCTTCACCCTCGACGTGCGCGAGGCGGAGACGTTCACCTCCGCGGTCGGCTCCGACTGCGGCATCGCCAACGTCAACATCGGCACCTCCGGCGCCGAGATCGGCGGCGCGTTCGGCGGCGAGAAGGAGACCGGCGGCGGCCGCGAGTCCGGCTCGGACGCGTGGAAGGCGTACATGCGCCGGGCCACCAACACGATCAACTACTCCACCGAGCTGCCGCTCGCCCAAGGGGTCGAATTCGGATGA